In Fundidesulfovibrio magnetotacticus, a single window of DNA contains:
- a CDS encoding RNA recognition motif domain-containing protein yields the protein MAKKLYVGNLSFKSTEDDIRKVFSAYGEVLSVALITDRETGRLRGFGFVEMDDEGALAAIQGVNGTEVGGRTLKVNEAQEKPRSGGGGGGYGGGGGGRRW from the coding sequence ATGGCCAAGAAGCTTTATGTCGGCAACCTGTCCTTCAAGTCCACCGAAGATGATATCCGCAAGGTGTTCAGCGCCTACGGCGAAGTGCTGAGCGTGGCCCTTATCACCGACCGCGAAACCGGACGCCTGCGCGGCTTCGGCTTCGTGGAGATGGACGACGAGGGCGCCCTGGCGGCCATCCAGGGCGTCAACGGCACCGAGGTGGGCGGCCGCACGCTGAAGGTCAACGAGGCCCAGGAAAAGCCCCGCTCCGGCGGAGGCGGCGGTGGTTACGGCGGCGGTGGCGGCGGCCGTCGCTGGTAG
- the fumC gene encoding class II fumarate hydratase: MEERIESDSMGEVRVPADKLWGAQTQRSLEHFSIGGELMPRELVGAYAVLKKACALANREQGRLDAKLADLIVAACDEILAGGRHDMFPLHVWMTGSGTQFNMNVNEVVSNRCCQMAGTALGSKKPVHPNDHVNMAQSTNDSFPTAMYMAAAMGVTGRLLPSLRALRAALAAKADAWADMVKIGRTHMQDATPLTLGQEFSGYVQLLEDGEERLQQALGHVYRLALGGTAVGTGINAAPGFAEAAVSHVARLTGLPFESAANKFAVQGSHDALVQLSGAMKTLAASLGKLANDIRLLSCGPRAGLAELILPENEPGSSIMPGKVNPTQCEALTMVAIQVTANDLAVTLGGAGGHLEMNAYKPLIIHNVMGSVRMLADCMESFRKYLVEGLRPNEKRIREFVGRSLMLVTALSPVIGYDKASAIAHHAMEHDLTLREAALELGFVDAATFDRVVDPAKMTKPYVAGG, from the coding sequence ATGGAAGAGCGCATCGAATCCGACAGCATGGGCGAGGTGAGGGTCCCGGCGGACAAGCTCTGGGGCGCGCAGACGCAGCGTTCGCTGGAACACTTCAGCATCGGCGGCGAGCTGATGCCCCGGGAGCTGGTCGGGGCCTATGCCGTGCTCAAGAAGGCCTGCGCCCTGGCCAACCGCGAACAGGGTCGGCTCGACGCGAAGCTCGCGGACCTCATCGTGGCCGCCTGCGACGAGATCCTGGCCGGAGGGCGCCACGACATGTTCCCCCTCCACGTCTGGATGACAGGCAGCGGCACCCAGTTCAACATGAACGTCAACGAGGTGGTCTCCAACCGCTGCTGCCAGATGGCGGGCACGGCGCTGGGCTCCAAGAAGCCCGTGCACCCCAACGACCATGTGAACATGGCCCAGTCCACCAACGACAGCTTCCCCACGGCCATGTACATGGCCGCCGCCATGGGCGTCACGGGGCGCCTTCTGCCCTCGCTGCGCGCCCTGCGCGCCGCGCTCGCGGCCAAGGCCGACGCCTGGGCGGACATGGTGAAGATCGGGCGCACGCACATGCAGGACGCCACGCCCCTCACCCTGGGGCAGGAGTTCTCCGGCTACGTGCAGCTCCTGGAGGACGGCGAGGAGCGCCTGCAGCAGGCCCTGGGCCACGTCTACAGGCTGGCCCTGGGCGGCACGGCGGTGGGCACGGGCATCAACGCCGCGCCCGGGTTCGCGGAGGCCGCGGTGTCGCACGTCGCCAGGCTCACGGGCCTGCCCTTCGAGAGCGCCGCCAACAAGTTCGCCGTGCAGGGCTCCCACGACGCCCTGGTGCAGCTCTCCGGGGCCATGAAGACCCTGGCCGCCTCGCTGGGCAAGCTGGCCAACGACATCCGGCTGCTCTCCTGCGGGCCGCGCGCGGGGCTGGCCGAGTTGATCCTTCCCGAAAACGAGCCGGGCTCCTCCATCATGCCCGGCAAGGTGAACCCCACCCAGTGCGAGGCCCTGACCATGGTGGCCATCCAGGTGACCGCCAACGACCTGGCCGTCACCCTGGGCGGCGCGGGCGGCCATCTGGAGATGAACGCCTACAAACCCCTGATCATCCACAACGTGATGGGCTCGGTGCGCATGCTGGCCGACTGCATGGAAAGCTTCCGCAAGTATCTGGTGGAGGGCCTGCGGCCCAACGAGAAGCGCATCCGTGAGTTCGTGGGCCGCTCGCTCATGCTGGTGACGGCGCTTTCGCCCGTGATCGGCTACGACAAGGCCTCGGCGATCGCCCACCACGCCATGGAGCACGACCTGACCCTGCGCGAGGCGGCCCTGGAGCTGGGCTTCGTGGACGCCGCCACCTTCGACAGGGTGGTGGACCCGGCCAAGATGACCAAGCCCTACGTGGCGGGCGGGTAG